The DNA segment TTCACTAAGTTTTGACTTATAACTTATTAAATCTTTTTCCTTATTTTCCTTTTCAGTAGTCGGCAATAAATGAATAACAGCTTGTTTATTATTTTTCAAAATAAAATTTTTAGCTAATTTCTCAAAGTTTTTTTCATTGCAATTTTGCTGTAAACTATTAACTATACCATCTAAATCAAAGGCTTTTAATATGTTTTCTTCGTCGTACAACCAAGTACGAAGTAATCTTATTGCATAAGATACACCTTTTGGAGATGATGTTTTATTAACTTCTTCTTTTATTGAAAAATTCTTTTTGTTAATAGATGCTTGAACCTGTTCATAATCAAAGCCAGTATTAATAATATCACTTAATAACTCTTTGTATAATTTATCAAGCTCTGTTAATTTGTCATCTCTTACATACTTAAAAATAATTGAATATACTGCTTCTTTGCGGTCTTTTTGCAGATAACTATATACATCTTCACAGATATTATTATCTATAAAGTATTTTCTAAATTTTGTGTTACTGCTTCCTAATAAAATATCATCAATAATATCAATATTTTCAATTTTAGCAAAATTACTACTATCTCCAAGTATATAGTTATAAGCAACATAAGATTTATCTTTAACATCTTCGTTAAAATATGTATGTTTAACTATATCACTAGAAAATGTTTCTTGTCGTTCCAGCTTATAATCGTTATAATCCTTATACTCATAATTATCTAGATAACTATCAATATGTTCTAAATATTTTTCTACATCCAAATCTCCATAAAGAACAATATAGCTATTACTTGGGTGATAGTTATATTCATACGTTTCAATAAATTCTTTATGAGTTATTGATGGAATAGCTTCTGGTTTCCCACCAGATGAATATTTATATGGTGTCTCACTAAGTAGATGTTCTGATATATATTGATCAAGAACTTCATCAACAGAAGAATAAACACCCTTCATCTCATTATATACAACACCTTTATAAATAAGCTCGTCATCTTTATTTTCTAAATGATAATGCCAACCTTCTTGAGCAAGAATATTCTTATTTTCAACAAGTTTAGGATTAAAAACGGCATCTAAATAAATATCTATTAAAATTTCTAAGTCTTTCTCATTTTTAGATGATACTGGATACATGGTTTTATCAGGAAATGTCATTGCATTTAAAAACGTATTAAAAGAACCTTTAAGTAATTCTACAAAAGGTTCTTTCACTGGATATTTCGCTGAACCACATAAAACAGAATGTTCTAAAATATGAAAAATACCATTGTCATTATACGGAATAGTTTTAAAACTTATGCTAAAACTTTTATTAATATCATCATTCTTAAAGAATACTAGACATGCTTTTGTTTTAACATGCTCATATAAATAAGCAGTTGTATTTATATTTTTTAGATATTTTGTTTCTTTTAGTTCAAATGTCATATTTAATTTAGTAGTAGATTACATTTTTAGTAATGTAAGCACATCATAACCATTTAGTTTATCTTTTCCATTTAGACCATCTAATTCGATTAAAAATGCGATACCTACTACAATTCCTCCTAGTTGTTCTACTAATTTAATAGTTGCTTCGATAGTTCCACCAGTCGCAAGTAAATCGTCTGTGATTAAAACACGTTGCCCTGGCTTAATTGCGTCTTTATGCATTGTTAGTGTGTTACTACCATATTCTAAATCATACTTGTAGCTAATTACTTCACGAGGTAGTTTATTTGGTTTTCTTACTGGTACAAAACCTATTCCTAGTGAGTACGATACTGGACAACCAATAATAAATCCACGTGCTTCTGGACCGACTACTACATCAACTTTTTTTTCACGAGCATAGTTAACAATTTGATCAGTTGCATATTTATAAGCTTCCCCATCAGCCATTAATGTTGTAATATCTTTGAAACTAATTCCTTCTTTTGGCCAATCTGGTACAATTGAAATATATTTTTCTAAATTCATTTATTTTCTAATCTCCTAAAAGTTTTCTTAACTCATATATTATACTATAATTCATGAGAATAAGCAATTTTTACAGCACTTTATTCCCTATGAAATCATTATTATTTTAACTAGAAAAAGGCTTTATTCTATTATTCAAAAAATATCTCTTTGGAAAAACGTTTAATCAATAAACTTATTTAATCATTTATAATTTATACTATGTGTTTTAACTTTCTTTTAAATAGGTAAAGTATATTAAATAGATATATTAAACAATTTATTATATAATAAAATTATAATAAATTATTTCAGTAAGTATTAACCTCTCTTTATTTACATAGTTCGAAAAAATGAAAGGAATTATCATGAAGAAGTTTTTTGAAAGTAAATTTTTATCATGGCTATTATTTATAATTTATATCAGTATTTTATCATGGATAATAATTGCAAAAATGGATTGGTCACTAATAAAAACCATAAATACTAATTGGCTAGAAAACCCTAGATTACTGCTTCATCCAGGTACAACATGGCAAACTATTAATCTCACTCCGTATGCTTATTTTGACTACATGGAAGTTCTATTAAATATTGCATTCTTTATCCCTCTAGGTATATTTATATATTTATTAAGAAATAAAAATAGTATACTTTTAACTACTTTTTTAGCCTTTCTTCTTAGTTTAGTATATGAACTTACTCAATACATCTTTGTTATAGGTTTCCCTGATATAACTGATATTATAGATAATACACTAGGAGGATCAGTTGGATCTATCCTTATAGGAATCATAAGTTTAATTTTTAGAAGTAAAACTAGATTATATATGAATATAATTTTATTCTGGTGTTCAATATATATCTTATATAAAATTTATTATTTAAGTTAGGAGAATAAAATGAAAAATTTTAATTTAACAAATGATTTTAATAAAATATTAGAAAATAATAAAATTGTGATTTTTCAATATGGAACTATCACCTGCGCGCCATGTCATTCACTAAAATATAAACTCACTCAGTGGCAAAAAGAAAATTCTAATATCGAAGTTTATTATATACCTATTGAAGATAATATAGAACTCGCTGCTCAAAATGGGATTTTATCTACCCCTACTATCGAAGTTTATATCGAAGGAAAGCTATTCATTCAACGAAGCGGATATTTCAGTTTAGATGAAATATTAAATAAAGTAGAAAAATATAAATCCATTCTTTACTAAACAGCTTTGTCTCTTATGATGT comes from the Gemella morbillorum genome and includes:
- a CDS encoding adenine phosphoribosyltransferase; the encoded protein is MNLEKYISIVPDWPKEGISFKDITTLMADGEAYKYATDQIVNYAREKKVDVVVGPEARGFIIGCPVSYSLGIGFVPVRKPNKLPREVISYKYDLEYGSNTLTMHKDAIKPGQRVLITDDLLATGGTIEATIKLVEQLGGIVVGIAFLIELDGLNGKDKLNGYDVLTLLKM
- a CDS encoding VanZ family protein, producing MKKFFESKFLSWLLFIIYISILSWIIIAKMDWSLIKTINTNWLENPRLLLHPGTTWQTINLTPYAYFDYMEVLLNIAFFIPLGIFIYLLRNKNSILLTTFLAFLLSLVYELTQYIFVIGFPDITDIIDNTLGGSVGSILIGIISLIFRSKTRLYMNIILFWCSIYILYKIYYLS
- a CDS encoding thioredoxin family protein; protein product: MKNFNLTNDFNKILENNKIVIFQYGTITCAPCHSLKYKLTQWQKENSNIEVYYIPIEDNIELAAQNGILSTPTIEVYIEGKLFIQRSGYFSLDEILNKVEKYKSILY